Proteins co-encoded in one Bos taurus isolate L1 Dominette 01449 registration number 42190680 breed Hereford chromosome X, ARS-UCD2.0, whole genome shotgun sequence genomic window:
- the PDZD4 gene encoding PDZ domain-containing protein 4 isoform X1 has translation MGCNMCVVQKPEEQYKVMLQVNGKELSKLSQEQTLEALRASKEPLVIQVLRRSPRLRGDGSCHDLQLVDSGTQTDITFEHIMALGKLRPPTPPMVILEPFVPSELPPISHEYYDPAEFMEGGPQEADRMDELEYEEVELYKSSHRDKLGLMVCYRTDEEEDLGIYVGEVNPNSIAAKDGRIREGDRIIQINGMDVQNREEAVAILSQEENTNISLLVARPESQLAKRWKDSDRDDFLDDFGSENEDDLRVRKLKSPPAQQLGHEEEKGAPEAGPGLHNSQELDSGVGRTDESTRNEESSEHDLLGDEPLSTANTPGPLRKFGLQGDALQSRDFHFSMDSLLAEGAGLGGGDVPGLTDEEYERYRELLEIKCHLENGNPLGLPFPRAAASHGALDVNRNESAGHELAVLEEELRHLEFKCRNILRAQKMQQLRERCMKAWLLEEESLYDLAASEPKKHELSDISELPEKSDKDSTSAYNTGESCRSTPLLAEPLPESPLRRVAAAAGNSNLNRTPTGAPGAAQPKATAPPPPGSPAKFRSLSRDPDVGRRQHSAEERVRHGPKTGVALEHVGPEGSPYLSRHHRGPGQEGEHYHSCLQLAAPRGLEDLGPGPLSVAAGPRVGGGAAAVGPEAPRMEWKVKVRSDGTRYVAKRPVRDRLLKARALKIREERSGMTTDDDAVSEMKMGRYWSKEERKQHLIRAREQRKRREFMMQSRLECLREQQNGDSKAELNIIALSHRKTMKKRNKKILDNWITIQEMLAHGTRSADGKRVYNPLLSVTTV, from the exons GTGAACGGGAAGGAGCTCTCCAAGCTGTCTCAGGAGCAGACTCTGGAGGCCCTGCGTGCCTCCAAGGAGCCCCTGGTGATCCAGGTGCTGAGACGCAGTCCCCGCCTCCGGGGGGATGGCTCCTGCCACGACCTGCAGCTGGTGGACAGTGGCACTCAGACGGACATCACCTTCGAGCATATCATGGCACTGGGCAAGCTGCGCCCACCCACCCCGCCCATGGTCATCCTGGAGCCGTTCGTCCCATCTGAGCT CCCCCCCATCAGTCATGAGTATTATGACCCAGCGGAGTTCATGGAGGGCGGCCCGCAGGAGGCAGACCGGATGGATGAGCTGGAGTACGAG GAGGTAGAGCTGTATAAAAGCAGCCACCGGGACAAGCTGGGCCTGATGGTCTGCTACCGCACAGATGAGGAGGAGGACCTGGGCATCTATGTGGGAGAG GTGAATCCCAACAGCATCGCAGCCAAAGATGGCCGGATCCGTGAGGGAGACCGTATCATCCAG ATAAACGGCATGGATGTCCAGAACCGAGAGGAAGCGGTGGCCATCCTGAGTCAGGAGGAGAACACCAACATCTCCTTGCTGGTGGCCCGGCCCGAGAGCCAG CTGGCAAAGCGCTGGAAGGACAGCGACCGGGACGACTTCCTGGATGACTTTGGCTCTGAGAATGAGGATGACCTGCGGGTGAGGAAGCTGAAATCCCCCCCAGCCCAGCAG CTTGGACACGAAGAGGAAAAAGGGGCCCCTGAGGCGGGCCCAGGCCTGCACAACAGCCAGGAGCTGGACAGTGGGGTGGGCCGGACAGACGAGAGCACCCGCAACGAGGAGAGCTCCGAGCACGACCTGCTGGGGGACGAGCCCCTGAGCACTGCCAACACGCCTGGGCCCTTGCGCAAGTTCGGCCTGCAAGGGGACGCCCTACAGAGCCGTGACTTCCACTTCAGCATGGACTCCCTGCTGGCCGAGGGCGCGGGGCTGGGCGGCGGTGATGTGCCAGGCCTCACGGACGAGGAGTATGAGCGCTACCGTGAGCTCCTGGAGATCAAGTGTCAcctggagaatggcaacccactgggcTTGCCCTTCCCCCGGGCTGCGGCCAGCCACGGCGCTCTGGATGTCAACCGCAATGAGAGCGCGGGCCATGAGCTGGCCGTGCTGGAGGAGGAGCTGCGGCACCTGGAGTTCAAGTGCCGCAACATCCTGCGGGCACAGAAGATGCAGCAGCTGCGGGAGCGCTGCATGAAGGCCTGGCTGCTGGAGGAGGAGAGCCTGTACGACTTGGCGGCCAGCGAGCCCAAGAAGCACGAGCTGTCTGACATTTCTGAGCTGCCCGAGAAGTCAGACAAGGACAGCACCAGCGCCTACAACACAGGCGAGAGCTGCCGCAGCACCCCACTGCTGGCCGAGCCCCTGCCTGAGAGCCCCCTGCGGCGGGTGGCAGCAGCGGCGGGCAACTCCAACCTCAACCGGACCCCCACGGGAGCCCCTGGCGCCGCCCAGCCCAAGGCCACTGCCCCCCCTCCCCCGGGGAGCCCCGCCAAGTTCCGATCCCTCTCCCGGGATCCCGATGTGGGCCGGAGACAGCACTCGGCTGAAGAGCGGGTCCGCCACGGACCCAAGACAGGGGTGGCCCTGGAGCACGTGGGCCCTGAAGGCAGCCCCTACCTGTCGCGGCACCACCGCGGCCCAGGCCAGGAGGGCGAGCACTATCACAGCTGCCTGCAGCTGGCCGCCCCACGCGGCCTCGAAGACCTGGGCCCCGGCCCCTTGAGTGTGGCCGCTGGCCCCCGGGTGGGTGGAGGGGCCGCGGCTGTGGGCCCTGAAGCACCCCGCATGGAGTGGAAGGTCAAAGTGCGCAGCGATGGGACCCGCTACGTGGCCAAGCGACCCGTGCGCGACCGCCTCCTGAAAGCCCGGGCCCTGAAGATCCGCGAGGAGCGCAGTGGCATGACCACCGATGATGATGCGGTGAGTGAGATGAAGATGGGCCGCTACTGGAGCAAGGAAGAGCGGAAGCAGCACCTGATCCGGGCCCGGGAGCAGCGGAAGCGGCGCGAGTTCATGATGCAGAGCCGGCTGGAGTGCCTTCGGGAGCAGCAGAACGGAGACAGCAAGGCCGAGCTCAACATCATCGCCCTGAGCCACCGCAAGACCATGAAGAAGCGAAACAAGAAGATCCTGGACAACTGGATCACCATCCAGGAGATGCTGGCCCATGGCACACGTTCGGCCGACGGCAAGCGGGTCTACAACCCTCTGCTCTCGGTCACCACCGTGTGA
- the PDZD4 gene encoding PDZ domain-containing protein 4 gives MGCNMCVVQKPEEQYKVMLQVNGKELSKLSQEQTLEALRASKEPLVIQVLRRSPRLRGDGSCHDLQLVDSGTQTDITFEHIMALGKLRPPTPPMVILEPPPISHEYYDPAEFMEGGPQEADRMDELEYEEVELYKSSHRDKLGLMVCYRTDEEEDLGIYVGEVNPNSIAAKDGRIREGDRIIQINGMDVQNREEAVAILSQEENTNISLLVARPESQLAKRWKDSDRDDFLDDFGSENEDDLRVRKLKSPPAQQLGHEEEKGAPEAGPGLHNSQELDSGVGRTDESTRNEESSEHDLLGDEPLSTANTPGPLRKFGLQGDALQSRDFHFSMDSLLAEGAGLGGGDVPGLTDEEYERYRELLEIKCHLENGNPLGLPFPRAAASHGALDVNRNESAGHELAVLEEELRHLEFKCRNILRAQKMQQLRERCMKAWLLEEESLYDLAASEPKKHELSDISELPEKSDKDSTSAYNTGESCRSTPLLAEPLPESPLRRVAAAAGNSNLNRTPTGAPGAAQPKATAPPPPGSPAKFRSLSRDPDVGRRQHSAEERVRHGPKTGVALEHVGPEGSPYLSRHHRGPGQEGEHYHSCLQLAAPRGLEDLGPGPLSVAAGPRVGGGAAAVGPEAPRMEWKVKVRSDGTRYVAKRPVRDRLLKARALKIREERSGMTTDDDAVSEMKMGRYWSKEERKQHLIRAREQRKRREFMMQSRLECLREQQNGDSKAELNIIALSHRKTMKKRNKKILDNWITIQEMLAHGTRSADGKRVYNPLLSVTTV, from the exons GTGAACGGGAAGGAGCTCTCCAAGCTGTCTCAGGAGCAGACTCTGGAGGCCCTGCGTGCCTCCAAGGAGCCCCTGGTGATCCAGGTGCTGAGACGCAGTCCCCGCCTCCGGGGGGATGGCTCCTGCCACGACCTGCAGCTGGTGGACAGTGGCACTCAGACGGACATCACCTTCGAGCATATCATGGCACTGGGCAAGCTGCGCCCACCCACCCCGCCCATGGTCATCCTGGAGCC CCCCCCCATCAGTCATGAGTATTATGACCCAGCGGAGTTCATGGAGGGCGGCCCGCAGGAGGCAGACCGGATGGATGAGCTGGAGTACGAG GAGGTAGAGCTGTATAAAAGCAGCCACCGGGACAAGCTGGGCCTGATGGTCTGCTACCGCACAGATGAGGAGGAGGACCTGGGCATCTATGTGGGAGAG GTGAATCCCAACAGCATCGCAGCCAAAGATGGCCGGATCCGTGAGGGAGACCGTATCATCCAG ATAAACGGCATGGATGTCCAGAACCGAGAGGAAGCGGTGGCCATCCTGAGTCAGGAGGAGAACACCAACATCTCCTTGCTGGTGGCCCGGCCCGAGAGCCAG CTGGCAAAGCGCTGGAAGGACAGCGACCGGGACGACTTCCTGGATGACTTTGGCTCTGAGAATGAGGATGACCTGCGGGTGAGGAAGCTGAAATCCCCCCCAGCCCAGCAG CTTGGACACGAAGAGGAAAAAGGGGCCCCTGAGGCGGGCCCAGGCCTGCACAACAGCCAGGAGCTGGACAGTGGGGTGGGCCGGACAGACGAGAGCACCCGCAACGAGGAGAGCTCCGAGCACGACCTGCTGGGGGACGAGCCCCTGAGCACTGCCAACACGCCTGGGCCCTTGCGCAAGTTCGGCCTGCAAGGGGACGCCCTACAGAGCCGTGACTTCCACTTCAGCATGGACTCCCTGCTGGCCGAGGGCGCGGGGCTGGGCGGCGGTGATGTGCCAGGCCTCACGGACGAGGAGTATGAGCGCTACCGTGAGCTCCTGGAGATCAAGTGTCAcctggagaatggcaacccactgggcTTGCCCTTCCCCCGGGCTGCGGCCAGCCACGGCGCTCTGGATGTCAACCGCAATGAGAGCGCGGGCCATGAGCTGGCCGTGCTGGAGGAGGAGCTGCGGCACCTGGAGTTCAAGTGCCGCAACATCCTGCGGGCACAGAAGATGCAGCAGCTGCGGGAGCGCTGCATGAAGGCCTGGCTGCTGGAGGAGGAGAGCCTGTACGACTTGGCGGCCAGCGAGCCCAAGAAGCACGAGCTGTCTGACATTTCTGAGCTGCCCGAGAAGTCAGACAAGGACAGCACCAGCGCCTACAACACAGGCGAGAGCTGCCGCAGCACCCCACTGCTGGCCGAGCCCCTGCCTGAGAGCCCCCTGCGGCGGGTGGCAGCAGCGGCGGGCAACTCCAACCTCAACCGGACCCCCACGGGAGCCCCTGGCGCCGCCCAGCCCAAGGCCACTGCCCCCCCTCCCCCGGGGAGCCCCGCCAAGTTCCGATCCCTCTCCCGGGATCCCGATGTGGGCCGGAGACAGCACTCGGCTGAAGAGCGGGTCCGCCACGGACCCAAGACAGGGGTGGCCCTGGAGCACGTGGGCCCTGAAGGCAGCCCCTACCTGTCGCGGCACCACCGCGGCCCAGGCCAGGAGGGCGAGCACTATCACAGCTGCCTGCAGCTGGCCGCCCCACGCGGCCTCGAAGACCTGGGCCCCGGCCCCTTGAGTGTGGCCGCTGGCCCCCGGGTGGGTGGAGGGGCCGCGGCTGTGGGCCCTGAAGCACCCCGCATGGAGTGGAAGGTCAAAGTGCGCAGCGATGGGACCCGCTACGTGGCCAAGCGACCCGTGCGCGACCGCCTCCTGAAAGCCCGGGCCCTGAAGATCCGCGAGGAGCGCAGTGGCATGACCACCGATGATGATGCGGTGAGTGAGATGAAGATGGGCCGCTACTGGAGCAAGGAAGAGCGGAAGCAGCACCTGATCCGGGCCCGGGAGCAGCGGAAGCGGCGCGAGTTCATGATGCAGAGCCGGCTGGAGTGCCTTCGGGAGCAGCAGAACGGAGACAGCAAGGCCGAGCTCAACATCATCGCCCTGAGCCACCGCAAGACCATGAAGAAGCGAAACAAGAAGATCCTGGACAACTGGATCACCATCCAGGAGATGCTGGCCCATGGCACACGTTCGGCCGACGGCAAGCGGGTCTACAACCCTCTGCTCTCGGTCACCACCGTGTGA
- the PDZD4 gene encoding PDZ domain-containing protein 4 isoform X3, with protein sequence MGCNMCVVQKPEEQYKVMLQEVELYKSSHRDKLGLMVCYRTDEEEDLGIYVGEVNPNSIAAKDGRIREGDRIIQINGMDVQNREEAVAILSQEENTNISLLVARPESQLAKRWKDSDRDDFLDDFGSENEDDLRVRKLKSPPAQQLGHEEEKGAPEAGPGLHNSQELDSGVGRTDESTRNEESSEHDLLGDEPLSTANTPGPLRKFGLQGDALQSRDFHFSMDSLLAEGAGLGGGDVPGLTDEEYERYRELLEIKCHLENGNPLGLPFPRAAASHGALDVNRNESAGHELAVLEEELRHLEFKCRNILRAQKMQQLRERCMKAWLLEEESLYDLAASEPKKHELSDISELPEKSDKDSTSAYNTGESCRSTPLLAEPLPESPLRRVAAAAGNSNLNRTPTGAPGAAQPKATAPPPPGSPAKFRSLSRDPDVGRRQHSAEERVRHGPKTGVALEHVGPEGSPYLSRHHRGPGQEGEHYHSCLQLAAPRGLEDLGPGPLSVAAGPRVGGGAAAVGPEAPRMEWKVKVRSDGTRYVAKRPVRDRLLKARALKIREERSGMTTDDDAVSEMKMGRYWSKEERKQHLIRAREQRKRREFMMQSRLECLREQQNGDSKAELNIIALSHRKTMKKRNKKILDNWITIQEMLAHGTRSADGKRVYNPLLSVTTV encoded by the exons GAGGTAGAGCTGTATAAAAGCAGCCACCGGGACAAGCTGGGCCTGATGGTCTGCTACCGCACAGATGAGGAGGAGGACCTGGGCATCTATGTGGGAGAG GTGAATCCCAACAGCATCGCAGCCAAAGATGGCCGGATCCGTGAGGGAGACCGTATCATCCAG ATAAACGGCATGGATGTCCAGAACCGAGAGGAAGCGGTGGCCATCCTGAGTCAGGAGGAGAACACCAACATCTCCTTGCTGGTGGCCCGGCCCGAGAGCCAG CTGGCAAAGCGCTGGAAGGACAGCGACCGGGACGACTTCCTGGATGACTTTGGCTCTGAGAATGAGGATGACCTGCGGGTGAGGAAGCTGAAATCCCCCCCAGCCCAGCAG CTTGGACACGAAGAGGAAAAAGGGGCCCCTGAGGCGGGCCCAGGCCTGCACAACAGCCAGGAGCTGGACAGTGGGGTGGGCCGGACAGACGAGAGCACCCGCAACGAGGAGAGCTCCGAGCACGACCTGCTGGGGGACGAGCCCCTGAGCACTGCCAACACGCCTGGGCCCTTGCGCAAGTTCGGCCTGCAAGGGGACGCCCTACAGAGCCGTGACTTCCACTTCAGCATGGACTCCCTGCTGGCCGAGGGCGCGGGGCTGGGCGGCGGTGATGTGCCAGGCCTCACGGACGAGGAGTATGAGCGCTACCGTGAGCTCCTGGAGATCAAGTGTCAcctggagaatggcaacccactgggcTTGCCCTTCCCCCGGGCTGCGGCCAGCCACGGCGCTCTGGATGTCAACCGCAATGAGAGCGCGGGCCATGAGCTGGCCGTGCTGGAGGAGGAGCTGCGGCACCTGGAGTTCAAGTGCCGCAACATCCTGCGGGCACAGAAGATGCAGCAGCTGCGGGAGCGCTGCATGAAGGCCTGGCTGCTGGAGGAGGAGAGCCTGTACGACTTGGCGGCCAGCGAGCCCAAGAAGCACGAGCTGTCTGACATTTCTGAGCTGCCCGAGAAGTCAGACAAGGACAGCACCAGCGCCTACAACACAGGCGAGAGCTGCCGCAGCACCCCACTGCTGGCCGAGCCCCTGCCTGAGAGCCCCCTGCGGCGGGTGGCAGCAGCGGCGGGCAACTCCAACCTCAACCGGACCCCCACGGGAGCCCCTGGCGCCGCCCAGCCCAAGGCCACTGCCCCCCCTCCCCCGGGGAGCCCCGCCAAGTTCCGATCCCTCTCCCGGGATCCCGATGTGGGCCGGAGACAGCACTCGGCTGAAGAGCGGGTCCGCCACGGACCCAAGACAGGGGTGGCCCTGGAGCACGTGGGCCCTGAAGGCAGCCCCTACCTGTCGCGGCACCACCGCGGCCCAGGCCAGGAGGGCGAGCACTATCACAGCTGCCTGCAGCTGGCCGCCCCACGCGGCCTCGAAGACCTGGGCCCCGGCCCCTTGAGTGTGGCCGCTGGCCCCCGGGTGGGTGGAGGGGCCGCGGCTGTGGGCCCTGAAGCACCCCGCATGGAGTGGAAGGTCAAAGTGCGCAGCGATGGGACCCGCTACGTGGCCAAGCGACCCGTGCGCGACCGCCTCCTGAAAGCCCGGGCCCTGAAGATCCGCGAGGAGCGCAGTGGCATGACCACCGATGATGATGCGGTGAGTGAGATGAAGATGGGCCGCTACTGGAGCAAGGAAGAGCGGAAGCAGCACCTGATCCGGGCCCGGGAGCAGCGGAAGCGGCGCGAGTTCATGATGCAGAGCCGGCTGGAGTGCCTTCGGGAGCAGCAGAACGGAGACAGCAAGGCCGAGCTCAACATCATCGCCCTGAGCCACCGCAAGACCATGAAGAAGCGAAACAAGAAGATCCTGGACAACTGGATCACCATCCAGGAGATGCTGGCCCATGGCACACGTTCGGCCGACGGCAAGCGGGTCTACAACCCTCTGCTCTCGGTCACCACCGTGTGA
- the PDZD4 gene encoding PDZ domain-containing protein 4 isoform X2: protein MGCNMCVVQKPEEQYKVMLQVNGKELSKLSQEQTLEALRASKEPLVIQVLRRSPRLRGDGSCHDLQLVDSGTQTDITFEHIMALGKLRPPTPPMVILEPFVPSELPPISHEYYDPAEFMEGGPQEADRMDELEYEEVELYKSSHRDKLGLMVCYRTDEEEDLGIYVGEVNPNSIAAKDGRIREGDRIIQINGMDVQNREEAVAILSQEENTNISLLVARPESQLAKRWKDSDRDDFLDDFGSENEDDLRLGHEEEKGAPEAGPGLHNSQELDSGVGRTDESTRNEESSEHDLLGDEPLSTANTPGPLRKFGLQGDALQSRDFHFSMDSLLAEGAGLGGGDVPGLTDEEYERYRELLEIKCHLENGNPLGLPFPRAAASHGALDVNRNESAGHELAVLEEELRHLEFKCRNILRAQKMQQLRERCMKAWLLEEESLYDLAASEPKKHELSDISELPEKSDKDSTSAYNTGESCRSTPLLAEPLPESPLRRVAAAAGNSNLNRTPTGAPGAAQPKATAPPPPGSPAKFRSLSRDPDVGRRQHSAEERVRHGPKTGVALEHVGPEGSPYLSRHHRGPGQEGEHYHSCLQLAAPRGLEDLGPGPLSVAAGPRVGGGAAAVGPEAPRMEWKVKVRSDGTRYVAKRPVRDRLLKARALKIREERSGMTTDDDAVSEMKMGRYWSKEERKQHLIRAREQRKRREFMMQSRLECLREQQNGDSKAELNIIALSHRKTMKKRNKKILDNWITIQEMLAHGTRSADGKRVYNPLLSVTTV, encoded by the exons GTGAACGGGAAGGAGCTCTCCAAGCTGTCTCAGGAGCAGACTCTGGAGGCCCTGCGTGCCTCCAAGGAGCCCCTGGTGATCCAGGTGCTGAGACGCAGTCCCCGCCTCCGGGGGGATGGCTCCTGCCACGACCTGCAGCTGGTGGACAGTGGCACTCAGACGGACATCACCTTCGAGCATATCATGGCACTGGGCAAGCTGCGCCCACCCACCCCGCCCATGGTCATCCTGGAGCCGTTCGTCCCATCTGAGCT CCCCCCCATCAGTCATGAGTATTATGACCCAGCGGAGTTCATGGAGGGCGGCCCGCAGGAGGCAGACCGGATGGATGAGCTGGAGTACGAG GAGGTAGAGCTGTATAAAAGCAGCCACCGGGACAAGCTGGGCCTGATGGTCTGCTACCGCACAGATGAGGAGGAGGACCTGGGCATCTATGTGGGAGAG GTGAATCCCAACAGCATCGCAGCCAAAGATGGCCGGATCCGTGAGGGAGACCGTATCATCCAG ATAAACGGCATGGATGTCCAGAACCGAGAGGAAGCGGTGGCCATCCTGAGTCAGGAGGAGAACACCAACATCTCCTTGCTGGTGGCCCGGCCCGAGAGCCAG CTGGCAAAGCGCTGGAAGGACAGCGACCGGGACGACTTCCTGGATGACTTTGGCTCTGAGAATGAGGATGACCTGCGG CTTGGACACGAAGAGGAAAAAGGGGCCCCTGAGGCGGGCCCAGGCCTGCACAACAGCCAGGAGCTGGACAGTGGGGTGGGCCGGACAGACGAGAGCACCCGCAACGAGGAGAGCTCCGAGCACGACCTGCTGGGGGACGAGCCCCTGAGCACTGCCAACACGCCTGGGCCCTTGCGCAAGTTCGGCCTGCAAGGGGACGCCCTACAGAGCCGTGACTTCCACTTCAGCATGGACTCCCTGCTGGCCGAGGGCGCGGGGCTGGGCGGCGGTGATGTGCCAGGCCTCACGGACGAGGAGTATGAGCGCTACCGTGAGCTCCTGGAGATCAAGTGTCAcctggagaatggcaacccactgggcTTGCCCTTCCCCCGGGCTGCGGCCAGCCACGGCGCTCTGGATGTCAACCGCAATGAGAGCGCGGGCCATGAGCTGGCCGTGCTGGAGGAGGAGCTGCGGCACCTGGAGTTCAAGTGCCGCAACATCCTGCGGGCACAGAAGATGCAGCAGCTGCGGGAGCGCTGCATGAAGGCCTGGCTGCTGGAGGAGGAGAGCCTGTACGACTTGGCGGCCAGCGAGCCCAAGAAGCACGAGCTGTCTGACATTTCTGAGCTGCCCGAGAAGTCAGACAAGGACAGCACCAGCGCCTACAACACAGGCGAGAGCTGCCGCAGCACCCCACTGCTGGCCGAGCCCCTGCCTGAGAGCCCCCTGCGGCGGGTGGCAGCAGCGGCGGGCAACTCCAACCTCAACCGGACCCCCACGGGAGCCCCTGGCGCCGCCCAGCCCAAGGCCACTGCCCCCCCTCCCCCGGGGAGCCCCGCCAAGTTCCGATCCCTCTCCCGGGATCCCGATGTGGGCCGGAGACAGCACTCGGCTGAAGAGCGGGTCCGCCACGGACCCAAGACAGGGGTGGCCCTGGAGCACGTGGGCCCTGAAGGCAGCCCCTACCTGTCGCGGCACCACCGCGGCCCAGGCCAGGAGGGCGAGCACTATCACAGCTGCCTGCAGCTGGCCGCCCCACGCGGCCTCGAAGACCTGGGCCCCGGCCCCTTGAGTGTGGCCGCTGGCCCCCGGGTGGGTGGAGGGGCCGCGGCTGTGGGCCCTGAAGCACCCCGCATGGAGTGGAAGGTCAAAGTGCGCAGCGATGGGACCCGCTACGTGGCCAAGCGACCCGTGCGCGACCGCCTCCTGAAAGCCCGGGCCCTGAAGATCCGCGAGGAGCGCAGTGGCATGACCACCGATGATGATGCGGTGAGTGAGATGAAGATGGGCCGCTACTGGAGCAAGGAAGAGCGGAAGCAGCACCTGATCCGGGCCCGGGAGCAGCGGAAGCGGCGCGAGTTCATGATGCAGAGCCGGCTGGAGTGCCTTCGGGAGCAGCAGAACGGAGACAGCAAGGCCGAGCTCAACATCATCGCCCTGAGCCACCGCAAGACCATGAAGAAGCGAAACAAGAAGATCCTGGACAACTGGATCACCATCCAGGAGATGCTGGCCCATGGCACACGTTCGGCCGACGGCAAGCGGGTCTACAACCCTCTGCTCTCGGTCACCACCGTGTGA